A stretch of DNA from Nonlabens ponticola:
AACAGTGACGACAATATGAATAAATTGTTGGAGCAATTGCAAGGCAAGGATCGCGCGGCCTATTTCCAGACGGTCATATCTTTTAATCAAGAAGGACAACAACATCTTTTTACTGGCGAGTGCCACGGCACGATTTTAGAAGATAAGCGTGGTGACGGCGGTTTTGGCTACGATCCTATTTTTAAACCAAAAGGTTATGAATTATCATTTGCTCAAATGCCACTAGATGAAAAAGCACGCATTTCCCATCGTGGGAAAGCGCTTGCCCAACTAATTGATTTCCTAGATCGTCAAGTTAATAAATAGTAAAACAAGAGTCCAGCCTTTAGACTTGGCTTATTTTAGTACACTTTATGAAATTTAAAAACACACTTCTCGTTTTTCTTATTGGTTTTTGCATGGCTTTAGGTAGCGCTCAAGGCGAAAGCGATGAAATCAACACCTACGTCAATGGTAAAGTCCTCAATGCGTCAAATGATGATATTCTGGACAACGTTAACATCGTGAACCTCAACAAAGTCATAGGAACCATTACTAGAGAAGATGGTAGCTTTACCATTAGAGCGTCGGTTAATGACACTCTATATTTCTCTTACATAGGTTATCAAACAATCAACGTGCGTGTCACAGAAGATTGGATCAAGTACGGCAATGTAACTGTTGCCATGACAGAGAAAGGTATCGCTTTAGAAGAAGTAACTGTTGTAGATAATGGATTGACTGGATATCTAGAAATAGATGCCAAACGTGCTCCTATTTATGCCAGTCGCAGATTTAGCATTAGTGGATTACCAGAGGCCTATGAAGGTGGTAATGCTGGACCAGGCGCAGTGAGCAAAGTTCTCAACTCTATTTTCAATCCTGCCGATTTTCTTTATAACGTCTTTAGTAAAGAAGGGAAATCTTTACGCAAGGTGCGACAGATCAAGGAACAAGATGAAATACGCAATCTGCTGCAAAGCAAGTACGATCGTGAAACGCTCGTGAACTTGTTGCAGATAGATAAGATTAGCATTGATGCCATCTTGCGTAACTGTCAGTACTCCAAGGAATTTATAAAAACAGCCAACGATTTACAGATTCTGGATGCCATCAGTGAATGTTATGAAGAATACAAAGTGCTTAATAAAAACTAATTAAAAGTCAACCCAATGAATTACATAAAACTAACAGCTGCAAGTTTGCTATTAGCCGCAACGGTAAGTAGTTGCAACAGCGTTAAAAACAACAAACAAGATCAACCCAATACATCGACATCAACTGATAATACCCAGATGATGGTAAAAGATGCAGATGTGATGAAGTACGCAAATACAATTACAGAAGCGGAACTTAAAGAACAATTGTACTACTACGCATCTGACGAGATGGAAGGTCGTATGACTGGAACTCCAGGGCAGCGTAGAGCGGTTGACTATCTAATAGGTCAATATAAAGCGATGGGTGTTGATGGTGGTAACACAGGTGGCACCTACCTTCAAGCCATTCCAGAAGAATTTTTTGGTAGACGTAAAATTACCAGCGAGAATGTCCTAGCCTTTATAGAAGGATCTGAAAAGCCAGAAGAAATTCTAGTACTGAGTGCTCATCTAGACCATGTAGGTCAAGAAGACGGCGAGATATACAATGGTGCAGATGACGATGGTAGTGGTACCATCGCGCTACTAGAAATTGCAGAAGCATTCCAACAAGCTAAAAAAGATGGAAAAGGACCTAAAAGATCTATACTATTCTTACATGTAACTGCTGAGGAAATAGGATTGCAAGGAAGCAGATATTATTCGGAAAATCCAATATATCCACTTGCAAACACCGTTGCAGATCTTAATGTAGATATGATAGGACGTATTGATCCAAAGAGAGAGAAAAAGTCAAATTATGTTTACCTGATCGGTTCAGATATGTTAAGCCAGGACTTGCACAATATGAGCGAGATGGCAAACAAAAAGTATATGAACCTTGATCTTGATTATACTTACAATGGTAAGGATGATCCTAATAGATTCTACTACAGATCTGATCACTACAATTTTGCCAAAAACAACGTGCCTGTAATCTTCTATTTCAATGGAACACATGAAGACTATCACAAACCAACAGATACTCCAGATAAGATCGAGTATGATTTATACAAGCAACGTACACAACTCATTTTTGTAACGGCTTGGGAAATTGCTAATGCTGATAAACGCCCAGCCTTGATTGCAGAGGTAGAGAGCGAAGATTAATAAAGGCTCAAAATGTTTAAACAAAAAAACGCACCCGATTGGGTGCGTTTTTCTTTCTATAAATTATCGTCATCAAGTTTAGCTTCTTTTGAGCTGACTCAACGAGGCATGAGAACATGATTCTAACTATCCACGCCAGCAAATTCCTGCTGTATAGCAACGCGCAGCCTGCGGTAGTAATCTTCTTCTAGCCAGTCCTTGTAATTGTTGGTATTGTTGATGATACAATATGAATACCTGCGTATCCGGTCGGCGATGTCGTCCTTGAGCAATTTTGCTAGAATACGAGCATCAAAAACATCCTCGCTGTTCTCGACACACCATTGCACATGTTGGGCAATAGACTCATCAAGTACTTCCTTTGATTTCCTGTTTTCCTTGGTAATTCGTTTGTAAGCACCGCGTATGTCAAATGTAAAGTCTGTGGTATTTGGGAATTCCGCTTTGACACTAGCGGGCATTTTGTACACAAAATTGCGTTCTATCTCTTCATCAGACACAATATTCTCAACATAGAAATCTGGAGATCTAAATACTTGCTGCCAGTCCACAGGCTCATTCCATAATCCAAAACGGGCAACATTATTACCCAAATCAATAATCTGGAATTCCTCTTTATTATCAAGTATGCGTGATCCACGACCTATCATTTGATAGTATAAGGTCAACGATTTTGTAGCACGATTGAGGATGATAGACTCTACGGTAGGTTCATCAAAACCAGTTGTCAAGATACTTACTGATGTTAAAACGGCGTCTGGTTTTTTCTTGAACCAGCGCAAAATCTCCTTTCGCTCTTCTTTAGAATTAGTATTGTCCAGATGGCGTATCTCTATTCCTGCACGACGAAAGGTATCCTCTACCTCAATACTAGTGCGGATACCGTTATTAAAGATGAGAGTTTTCTTTCCTTTACTCGTTTCTAGGTAAGCCTGTAAAAGCTTGTCCTGCATGGAGTGATCGGTATATAGTTTCTCACTTGATTTCACCGTGTAGTCACCATTCATTCCAATGGTTAATCCGCTCAATCCTACATCATATGTGTGTGTCACTGCTTTCGCAAGAAAACCCTTTTCTACCAATGACGTGATACTGTCACCAACTATAAGCTCGTCATAGTTATCCTTCATGGGCAACTTAAAGTTTGAGCTCAGTGGTGTTGCCGTTACACCCAACATAAAACAGTGCTCAAAATATTTAAACAGTTTGCGGAAGCTGTTATAATGCGCCTCATCCACTATTACCAGCCCAATATCCTCTAGCTTGAACTTATCGTCCTGAATACGATTGTTGAGCGTCTCTACCATGGCTACGAAACATTGATAATCCTTCTGATCATCCAGCTCTTTCACCTTGCTATTGACAACCATATTCTTAACGTCAAAGCCAGTAAGCATCTTTGATGTTTGTTTGCACAACTCAATTCGGTGGGTTAAGATGACAACCTTCTTCTTTTTCTCTTTGAGATAGCGACGCACAATCTCAGAAAAAATCACTGTTTTACCACCACCAGTAGGCAGTTGATATAGCAATTTGTAGTCGTCTGCCTGATGATTGATACGCTCAAAAATATCTTTGAGATCACGATCCTGATAGTCATAAAGGGATTTGATATCAGTGGCTTTTACGTCTGTCATTTGTGGAATTTTCTGATTTTGAGATTTGCAAAAATAGGCATTTTAAATGCTTTGATCGCTAGCCAGGTCAGGGCTTTGGTTAATTTTTATTGTTTAGAATTTAACAGGGTACAGCTATCGATATTCCTAATTTTGTAATCCCAGAATTCAATCATGCCCTTGTTTAAAGAAAAATTTCAGCCAAAAAGAGCTCACCGCTACTACAAAGTCACTGGTTTCTACTCCTTTATATTCGAGAGCATCAAGAAATCCATGCCACCTGTGCTTGTTGTTGTGGCTTTACTTGCGGTACTACATTTTACCTATGATGGTGGCATTCCTGCGTTATTGGATCTTGCTGTAGAGAGTTTACCTGGATACGGCGTACTCGCTTTTTTCTTTTTATCAGAGTCAATTCTGGGTCTTATCCCACCAGAATTATTTATCGCCTGGGCAGGAAAAACCGCTCATCCAGAACTCAACCTATTCATGATAGCGCTATTGTCCTATCTAGGTGGTATGTGTTCTTATTTTTTGGGTCGCTGGTCGCTGTCTATTCCTAGCGTCCATGAATACCTAGAAGTAAAGATGGCCAAACAATTGATCATGGCTCGCAAATACGGTGGTATCCTTATTGCTGTGGGCGCATTGTTGCCACTGCCCTTTTCAGTAGGTAGTCTGGTGGCTGGTATGCTGCGTTACCCGTTTAAATCCTGGGTAATTATTGGTTTACTGCGCTTTTTGCGTTTTGCCATCTATGGCGCTGCAATCTTCTCGGTAGTTTCCTAAATTCAACTTGTTTACATCAATTATAGTAACTATAGTGCCTTTAATTAATGGCAATGATTGTTGTGTTTCAGCTTTCGCGAAAGCGTAATCACGACCATCTAATAAAAATATAGCAGGTAGCTTATCATGATAAGGTCTCACGCATGAGTTACGCGCAATAAAAAAGCCTCCTAAAACTAGGAGGCTTTCTATTATTTATTTCAGGAATTACTTGCCTGCTTTAGCGTTTTGCTTTGCCTGCTCCATTCCTTTCTCTACCATATCAAAGAATTGATCTAGCTTAGGAAGAACGATGATGCGTGTACGTCTGTTTTTTGCGCGACCTTCGGCAGTATCGTTACTCGCTACAGGAATGTAGTAGCTTCTACCTGCTGCCGTCATGCGTGATGGTGCCACGTCAAAGTCTTCTTGTAGGATGCGAGTAACCGCAAGTGCACGAGCTGTACTCAATGCCCAGTTGTCCTTGAATTGTGGCGTATTGATAGGCTGATTGTCCGTGTGACCTTCTACCATGATCTCAATCTCTGGCTTGTCGTTCACCACTTTGGCAACTTTACCTAGTACGTTTTTAGCATTATTGTTTACCGTCGCGCTACCGCTAGGGAATAACAACTTGTCACTGATGGATACATAAACAACACCTTTCTCAACATTGATGCTTATGTCCTCATCGTTCAAGTTACCCAATGAACTCTTCAAACTAGTAACGAGTGCTAGTGTCACACTGTCTTTTCTAGTGATCGCATCGTTAAGTGTCTTGATTTGTAAATCTTTCTCGCGTAGGCTTTCTAGAGACTTCTCTAGATTTTCAGCACCTTTTTTAGAAAGTGTTGTCAACTCTCCAGTATTATTGATCAATGACTGGTTGTTCGCGCGCAAGTCTGCTACTTGAGCTTGAAGTGCTTGCAATCTTGCCTCGTTAGCTTTTTCTTCAGCCTCACAAGCATTGAGTCTTACGGTTGCTGTATCAAGTAACTCTTGAGTACGTTGTTGTTTTTCTAGAGCTGCGTCTAGATCTTTTTTTGATGCACATGACACTGCAAGTAGTGCAGATAGTGCGATAAAACCAAGTTTTTTCATTGTAGAATATTAATTAAAATATGAGCCAAAAGTATGAAGATTGCAACAGGTGAATGGCATATTAACAGATTTTTTTATCACATCACAGTTGCTCAAACTTCTTGTTACCCTTGATATAGTATTGATATACGATGGATGTGACTTCTCTAGAACGAGATGGTTTAAGATATAGTGCTTTGAGATGTTCCCGCTTTTTTAGAGATGCTCCCAACCTATTATAAAAATGAAAATGTGCTTTTAAGACGGCTGCAAGTTGTGCCGGCTGCGCAGCAATTAAAAATCTTAGGCCAGCTATACCATCAAGTATCATGCGCAAGAATAAGCGCAGCCATACATAATTGCCATAGTCATTCTTTACAATGGTGGTCAAACTGTTTCTAAAGTTCAAATAAGTTTTCCTAGGACTGCTCGCGGCAAGCGTTGCAGCACCTAGATGATAAACGATGGATGACGGTATGACCTTAATATCATGACCTTGATTGCGCAGTCGCCAGCACAGATCAATCTCTTCTTGATGGGCAAAAAAACTCTCGTCAAAGCCTTGTAGATTTATAAAAAGCTCTCTTCTTATAAATAAAGCCGCACCAGTTGCCCAATCGATAGACAACTCATCATCATACTGACCTTGATCTTTTTCTACCGTGTCAAAAATGCGACCTCGACAGTAAGGATAGCCTAATTTATCAAGAAAGCCACCGCTAGCGCCTGCGTATTCAAACATGGACTTATCACGATCTGACAAAATTTTGGGCTGGCAAGCCGTCATAGATCTATTCCGTGCAAATGCCTCAAGAACAGGCTCACACCAGTTTGAGGTAACCGCAACATCGTTATTTAATAGACAAACGATATCTTCCTCGCAATGCTCCATCGCATAATTGTAACCACCTGCATATCCTAAGTTCTGCGGAATCTCGATAATTTTCACTGCTGGATAATTGGATCGCAACCATTCCAGACTGTTGTCTTTCGAGGCATTGTCTGCGACGTAAATTCTATGTGGCGTACTATGCTCCACCACACTAGGTAAATATTCTTCCAGCAGTTGCCTGCCATTCCAGTTAAGTATGACGATACCTAGATTCATAGTACGTATTCAGGTAAATCTTCTATGAAACTATATTTCTCATTCTTGTAATCCATCTGGCAGTAGTAATGCGACAAGCCGTTTGTGATCATGAGATAGTTTGCTTGGGTAATAAGATTGTATCTCGCGATTTGATCAAAAACTTCTTGAGAAATATTGATGCTAGGTGCTTTACACTCTACTATTGTGTCAATACTGCCGTCCTTATTATATACCACAATATCGTATCGCTTTATGGTTCCTGCGACTATCAACTGTTTCTCGATATTTATGAGACTTAGCGGTACTCTTTTATATTCTTGCAGCCAATTAATTACATGTTGACGTACCCATTCTTCTGGTGATAAATGCACGAACTTTTTGCGCACCTTATCAAAGATTAAGCGCCCTTTTTCTGTACTTTTAACCCTGAATTGCGCAGACGGTAGTCGCAGTGCCTCCATACGGCAATATTACAAAAACCACCACGGCTCTACATGAGTGATCTCCAGAATATTCTATCAGATATCAAGAGCAAGAAGTTTGCTCCTATATATTTCCTGCATGGTGATGAACCCTATTTCATAGATCAGATAAGCAACTTGATCCAAGAAGAAGTCCTGACCGAGGCTGAGCGTGGATTCAATCAAATGGTATTGTACGGCAAGGACGTCACCGTTGATGAGATTGTGGAGAATGCCAAACGTTTCCCGATGATGGCGCAATATCAGGTCATCATTGTTAAAGAGGCACAACATCTTGCTGCAAAGTTATCTGCCATGGAACAGTATGCTGCTGCACCATTGGAAAGCACGATACTTGTCCTCAATTTTAAATACAAGAAACCAGACGGCAGGAAAAAGGTTTTTAAACATATCAAGAAAAATGGTGTTGTATTTGACAGCAAACCCATCTATGATAACAAGATGCCTGCATGGATAACCAATTATCTTAAGGTAAAAAAGTACAGCATTGATCCTAAAGCCGTCCAGATGCTGGTGGAATTTCTAGGGAATGATCTGGGTCGAGTAAGTAACGAGCTAGAAAAACTGATGATTGTCCACAAACCAGAATCGCCTATCACACCACAAGTTATTGAGGACAATATAGGAATCTCAAAAGATTACAACAATTTTGAATTACGAAAGGCCCTAGGCATGCGTGATGTGGTCAAGGTGCATCGCATCATCAATTATTTTGCTGATAATCCCAAGGAAAATCCGCTGGTATTGACCACGGCACAAATGCACAACTTTTTTGTACAGCTGCTCAAAGTACATGCACTCAAGGATCGGTCACCACGCAGCGTTGCTAAGGCTGCTGGCATCAATCCGTTTTTTGTGCAAGAACTATTGACTGCCGTGCGCAATTATCCCATGAAATATTGCAGTCGTGCGATCAAATTGATACGCGAGATGGATGTTAAGTCAAAAGGTGTCGATGCCATCAACATAAGTCAAGCTGATTTACTCAAAGAAACTATGGTAAAAATCATGGCTACATGAGCAATTTTAAAGCATGGATCAGCGCGGCACGACCACGCACACTGCCGTTGAGCATTAGCGGTATCATACTGGGTAGTTGTTATGCTTATGGTTACAACGCTTTCGCGAAAGCGGTATTATTACTAGGTTCTCCGCAAACAAACGACGTCATAAATCAACCCATTTTATTTGTAAAATTCAACTGGTGGATACCTGTACTAGCTTTGATTACCACTCTAGGTTTTCAGGTGCTGTCCAATTTTGCAAACGATTATGGCGATGGCGTTAAAGGTACCGACAATGATGACCGTATTGGACCAATGCGTGCCATTCAAAGCGGCTTGATAAGCGCAGTACAAATGAAAAGAGCTATGATTATCACGGCTTGCCTTACAGCTGTGAGCGCTATTAGTTTGATTTATGTGAGTTTAGGGTTGGAACAATTGATCACATCGCTGTTCTTTCTTGTGCTAGGCGTTGCCGCAATATGGGCCGCCATAAAATATACGGTAGGCGATAATGCTTATGGCTATCGTGGATTGGGTGATGTATTTGTTTTTATCTTTTTTGGCCCGGTAAGCGTGATCGGTGTTTATTACTTAATCGCGAGCCAACTTGAATGGTTGTTGTTGTTGCCATCATTGACCATTGGTTTGTTGAGTGTTGCCGTGCTCAACCTGAACAACATGCGTGATATCGAGAGCGATCGCAAGGCAGGAAAGAATACCATTCCCGTAAAAATAGGTATCACAAATGCCAAAAGGCTTCACTACTCATTCATAGCCATCGCGCTGATTTCAATTATTGCATACATTTTTATAATAATTAAAACTTTAGGCAATGTGGTTGGTGATACAGAATGGCTATGGCTTCCTATCCTGGTTTTACCCATGTTGCTTGTTCACATCATCACAGTTTATCGCAATAAAGTTCCAGCACTACTCGACCCAGAACTTAAAAAAGTTGCACTCTCCACCTTCTTTATCGCGATCCTAACAATTATCGCAACAGCGAGAGTTTACTAGCTTTTAAAGAATTAAGTAATTATCATATTCTCAGTATTATGCACGCATAATGAATTATTATTGATATTAGGATAATATATTCATGATTTGTTAGGTTATCTGCATTTAAAATCATTATATTTAAATTCACTAAAATCATTCTTATTGCAACAAATTACTCTACAATAAACTTATCGTACTATGGCTAGAGCAATGTTTGAATACACCCTAACGGTGCTGGAAAAAATGACTTTTGACACCAATTTATTTTGCAAGGAATTGCAAAAAGCGATGGATCGTCTACTTCCATTTGAAATATCAGAACTACAGATATGGCTGCAAGGAATCGTTTTGCAACATCCACAATTAAATGTGTGTTTACCTGAGTATAAAATGACACAATAGTAGTCACTAGTAGTGATTAAAACCTCACCTTCATTAACAGTAATATGAAGTTCATTACCATCATCGGTTTCGTAATCATTATCACCATACTGATGATCATATTCACATACTTATATAAAAAACGCCATCCTGAAAAGAGATGGCGTTTGAGTATTATCAATATTTATAATTGGCAGGCAATAACTCTAGGAGTTATGTGTGTTATCGCCGGTCTTATTTTGATATTTAAGATCTTAATTTAGTTCAGTTACTATTTCTTAGAGAGCGGACTTATTATTTCCACATTACTAAAAGTAATAGCACCTTTTATCACGCCTGCGATAACTTCTTGCAGCGCGTCAATAATCTGCATCTTTAGACCAGACTTGTGATAGATTAAACTTATCTCTCGTGCTGGTGATGGATCTTCAAAATGTCTGAGGTTTTTAGCTTTTGCCTCACTTAAATCTAGCGTATTCAAGTAAGGCAACAACGTGGTGCCCAGACCTTCATCAGACAGTTTGATAAGCGTTTCAAAACTACCGCTTTCTAGCATAAATCGTTCCTCGTCAGCATCTCTTGAGCTGCGACATAGGTTAAGCACACTATCCTTAAAGCAATGACCATCTTCTAATAACAACAGTTCATCTGTATTGAGGTCATCTACCTTGATCTTGCCTTTACCATTCAATGAGTTTTTAGGATCATAACTCACAAAAGGCTCAAAGTACAATACGCGTTCCTTGATAAAATCATTTTCTAGCGGTGTCGCTGCAATCGCGGCATCAATACTGCCTTCCATCAGGCCGTCTACAATATTTTCTGTAGTTAGTTCCTCGATGCGCAGACGCACTTTAGGATAACGGTTGATAAAATTGGTCAAGAACATAGGCAACAGTGTTGGCATCACCGTAGGTATCACGCCTATTTTAAAATCACCTCCAATAAATCCTTTCTCCTGATCTACTATATCTTGAATACGGTCACTCTCATTAACTATATTATGCGCTTGCTGTACGATCTTGCGACCAGTTTCTGTCAACTCAATCGGCTTTTTAGTACGATCAAATATTTGCACATCCAGCTCGTCTTCTAGCTTCTGGATTTGCATGCTTAATGTAGGCTGGGTAACAAAAACCTTGTTAGCCGCCTTAGTAAAATTTTGATATTGTGCTACCGCAAGAACATATTTAAGTTGCGTGATGGTCATGATAGATATTTTCTTCAAAATTAATTAATAGTATCGATTGGACTTATACCATTGCAAAGTCTTTATGATATATTCTTCCTTTTTAATTTAACATTATTCCAACTTAAAGGCAGGTGCTGTATGATACTTTAGTAAACAACCACAAAACAAACGACATGGCAACTATTACATTAGGAGGCAACGAGATACATACTAGCGGCGATTTACCCAAAGTGGGCAATAAAGCACCTGACTTTGAATTGACCACCGCAGATTTGAAATCAAAAACACTCGAGGACTTTAAAGGCAAACGAGTGATCATGAATATCTTTCCTAGTATTGACACAGATACTTGTGCGACATCTGTACGCAATTTCAACAAGCGCGCTACCGAGCTTGATAATACCACGGTACTTTGTATTTCTCGAGACACACCTTTTGCACAAAAGAGATTTGCCAATGACGAGGAAATCAATAACATAGTGAATTTGAGTGACGTGCGCGATGGTTCTTTTGGTAAAACTTATGGACTAGACATGGTAGATGGCGCGATGAAAGGTTTTCACTCACGAGCAGTCGTGGTTTTGGATACAGATGGTACCGTCATATATAATGAGCAAGTTCCAGAAATAGCTGATGAGCCTAATTATCTAGAAGCGCTCAAATCGCTGTTGTAGATTGAGTTTCCTTAAATTTTCATCTGGCAGAGTACGAGCGGTAGGCTATGCCTTCAAAGGAATGGTTGCACTAATCAGGCGAGAACCTAGTGTAAAGGTTCAGGTCTTTTTAACCGTTCTCGTCATCGCTGCTGGATTTTATTTTGAAATTACCGCAACTCAATGGATGTTTCAACTGTTGGCAGCTGGCTTGGTATTATCTGCCGAAGGTTTAAACAGCGCAGTAGAAGCTATTGCAGATTTCATCCATCCAGATTATCATTTGAAGATTGGACATATTAAAGACATCGCCGCTGGCGCTGTCTTTTTTGCTGCCATTTTTTCAACCATCATCGGCTTGATCATCTATGTCCCGTACATCCTAGCCCTATTTGATTAGTCTGTCGATAACCTATTACCAATGCAATAGATTCTCGGTGCAATATTCCTATTTTTGTCCGTTCACTTACCAGTATGGCTCGTAAAAAATCAACCAAATCCAAAACGGTCAAAAAGAAGTCGCCTATCAAGGCGGTTACCTCTTTTAAATTGACTCGATTGCAAGAGGTCATTGCTGGTAGCTTCCTAATTATATTAGGGCTTATTCTTGCACTTAGTTTTACTTCTTTTTTACTCACATGGCGCGAGGATCAAAGCATTTTAGGTCGTTTAGGTGAACGAGAACTAGTTGCTGGCAATTGGCTCAGCAAGTTGGGTGCATGGTTGGGCGATGTCTTTGTTTATGACGGTTTTGGTATTGCTGCCTACTCCATTGCAATCTTGACGATTATTACCGGACTCTACTTATTTGCAGCAAAGAGTGAGGTGATCTCGCTTTCGCGAAAGCGGATATCCAAATTATGGATTTGGGGACTGTTACTCATGGTTTGGGTAAGTGTCTTTCTAGGTTTCTTTCATGAGCGCAACGCATTATTGGGCGGCAAGGTAGGATACGAACTCAATGACTTTTTACAGGACTACATAGGACTGATAGGCGCAATACTGGTGATGGCGCTGACTGCCATCATATATATGGTGATGCGATTAAAGTTGACACCAGAAAAAATAAGCAACTATTTCAAATCAAAAGCTGCCGACATAAAAAGTGATTTTAAAGATGATGAGGCACCAGCTACAGAGATTACTGAGCTGGAAGAAGACTGGAAGTCAAACACCGTAGAAGGTAAGGAAACACCACTTACAGTAGAGCCCGCAGATGAACCAACTGTGGTAGAGACACCAAAGCCACCTCAACCAATCATAAAATCCATCCCAGCAACAGATGATGATCTAGGCATGGAAATCCAGCAAATTGCTGATGAAGAAGAAGTGATAGACAGTAAATCAAGCAAGCTAGTAGAGGATTTTGGTGAATTTGATCCAACGTTGGAACTGAGTAATTTT
This window harbors:
- a CDS encoding DEAD/DEAH box helicase, whose product is MTDVKATDIKSLYDYQDRDLKDIFERINHQADDYKLLYQLPTGGGKTVIFSEIVRRYLKEKKKKVVILTHRIELCKQTSKMLTGFDVKNMVVNSKVKELDDQKDYQCFVAMVETLNNRIQDDKFKLEDIGLVIVDEAHYNSFRKLFKYFEHCFMLGVTATPLSSNFKLPMKDNYDELIVGDSITSLVEKGFLAKAVTHTYDVGLSGLTIGMNGDYTVKSSEKLYTDHSMQDKLLQAYLETSKGKKTLIFNNGIRTSIEVEDTFRRAGIEIRHLDNTNSKEERKEILRWFKKKPDAVLTSVSILTTGFDEPTVESIILNRATKSLTLYYQMIGRGSRILDNKEEFQIIDLGNNVARFGLWNEPVDWQQVFRSPDFYVENIVSDEEIERNFVYKMPASVKAEFPNTTDFTFDIRGAYKRITKENRKSKEVLDESIAQHVQWCVENSEDVFDARILAKLLKDDIADRIRRYSYCIINNTNNYKDWLEEDYYRRLRVAIQQEFAGVDS
- a CDS encoding glycosyltransferase family 2 protein produces the protein MNLGIVILNWNGRQLLEEYLPSVVEHSTPHRIYVADNASKDNSLEWLRSNYPAVKIIEIPQNLGYAGGYNYAMEHCEEDIVCLLNNDVAVTSNWCEPVLEAFARNRSMTACQPKILSDRDKSMFEYAGASGGFLDKLGYPYCRGRIFDTVEKDQGQYDDELSIDWATGAALFIRRELFINLQGFDESFFAHQEEIDLCWRLRNQGHDIKVIPSSIVYHLGAATLAASSPRKTYLNFRNSLTTIVKNDYGNYVWLRLFLRMILDGIAGLRFLIAAQPAQLAAVLKAHFHFYNRLGASLKKREHLKALYLKPSRSREVTSIVYQYYIKGNKKFEQL
- a CDS encoding M28 family metallopeptidase; translation: MNYIKLTAASLLLAATVSSCNSVKNNKQDQPNTSTSTDNTQMMVKDADVMKYANTITEAELKEQLYYYASDEMEGRMTGTPGQRRAVDYLIGQYKAMGVDGGNTGGTYLQAIPEEFFGRRKITSENVLAFIEGSEKPEEILVLSAHLDHVGQEDGEIYNGADDDGSGTIALLEIAEAFQQAKKDGKGPKRSILFLHVTAEEIGLQGSRYYSENPIYPLANTVADLNVDMIGRIDPKREKKSNYVYLIGSDMLSQDLHNMSEMANKKYMNLDLDYTYNGKDDPNRFYYRSDHYNFAKNNVPVIFYFNGTHEDYHKPTDTPDKIEYDLYKQRTQLIFVTAWEIANADKRPALIAEVESED
- a CDS encoding type I restriction enzyme HsdR N-terminal domain-containing protein, producing MEALRLPSAQFRVKSTEKGRLIFDKVRKKFVHLSPEEWVRQHVINWLQEYKRVPLSLINIEKQLIVAGTIKRYDIVVYNKDGSIDTIVECKAPSINISQEVFDQIARYNLITQANYLMITNGLSHYYCQMDYKNEKYSFIEDLPEYVL
- a CDS encoding non-canonical purine NTP diphosphatase — translated: MELLFATHNPNKLIEVQAMMPAHVKLLSLADVLLHDDIPETADTIEGNAILKTDYITARMNYPVFADDTGLIVPALNGEPGVYSARYAGDHKNSDDNMNKLLEQLQGKDRAAYFQTVISFNQEGQQHLFTGECHGTILEDKRGDGGFGYDPIFKPKGYELSFAQMPLDEKARISHRGKALAQLIDFLDRQVNK
- a CDS encoding OmpA/MotB family protein produces the protein MKKLGFIALSALLAVSCASKKDLDAALEKQQRTQELLDTATVRLNACEAEEKANEARLQALQAQVADLRANNQSLINNTGELTTLSKKGAENLEKSLESLREKDLQIKTLNDAITRKDSVTLALVTSLKSSLGNLNDEDISINVEKGVVYVSISDKLLFPSGSATVNNNAKNVLGKVAKVVNDKPEIEIMVEGHTDNQPINTPQFKDNWALSTARALAVTRILQEDFDVAPSRMTAAGRSYYIPVASNDTAEGRAKNRRTRIIVLPKLDQFFDMVEKGMEQAKQNAKAGK
- a CDS encoding carboxypeptidase-like regulatory domain-containing protein; the encoded protein is MKFKNTLLVFLIGFCMALGSAQGESDEINTYVNGKVLNASNDDILDNVNIVNLNKVIGTITREDGSFTIRASVNDTLYFSYIGYQTINVRVTEDWIKYGNVTVAMTEKGIALEEVTVVDNGLTGYLEIDAKRAPIYASRRFSISGLPEAYEGGNAGPGAVSKVLNSIFNPADFLYNVFSKEGKSLRKVRQIKEQDEIRNLLQSKYDRETLVNLLQIDKISIDAILRNCQYSKEFIKTANDLQILDAISECYEEYKVLNKN
- a CDS encoding YqaA family protein → MPLFKEKFQPKRAHRYYKVTGFYSFIFESIKKSMPPVLVVVALLAVLHFTYDGGIPALLDLAVESLPGYGVLAFFFLSESILGLIPPELFIAWAGKTAHPELNLFMIALLSYLGGMCSYFLGRWSLSIPSVHEYLEVKMAKQLIMARKYGGILIAVGALLPLPFSVGSLVAGMLRYPFKSWVIIGLLRFLRFAIYGAAIFSVVS
- the holA gene encoding DNA polymerase III subunit delta, with product MSDLQNILSDIKSKKFAPIYFLHGDEPYFIDQISNLIQEEVLTEAERGFNQMVLYGKDVTVDEIVENAKRFPMMAQYQVIIVKEAQHLAAKLSAMEQYAAAPLESTILVLNFKYKKPDGRKKVFKHIKKNGVVFDSKPIYDNKMPAWITNYLKVKKYSIDPKAVQMLVEFLGNDLGRVSNELEKLMIVHKPESPITPQVIEDNIGISKDYNNFELRKALGMRDVVKVHRIINYFADNPKENPLVLTTAQMHNFFVQLLKVHALKDRSPRSVAKAAGINPFFVQELLTAVRNYPMKYCSRAIKLIREMDVKSKGVDAINISQADLLKETMVKIMAT